In Cucurbita pepo subsp. pepo cultivar mu-cu-16 chromosome LG04, ASM280686v2, whole genome shotgun sequence, the following are encoded in one genomic region:
- the LOC111792790 gene encoding uncharacterized protein LOC111792790, with translation MGLLSTARRMAWRQITLQPYSAPLFARFFSKSTPYVVKVGIPEFLNGVGHGVESHVPKLESEIGDFQKLLVTRTLELKKLGIPCKHRKLILKYTHKYRLGLWRPRADLVKA, from the exons ATGGGTTTGTTGTCCACAGCAAGAAGAATGGCATGGAGGCAGATTACACTGCAACCATACTCAGCTCCTTTATTTGCTAGATTCTTTTCTAAATCTACCCCATATGTCG TAAAGGTGGGAATACCAGAGTTTTTAAACGGTGTTGGACATGGGGTTGAGTCACATGTGCCTAAACTTGAATCAGAGATTGGCGATTTCCAGAAGCTGCTTGTTACTCGCACACTTGAGCTAAAAAAACTTGGAATTCCATGCAAACAT AGGAAGCTGATATTGAAGTACACACATAAGTACAGGCTTGGACTATGGAGGCCCCGAGCTGATTTGGTGAAGGCCTGA
- the LOC111792786 gene encoding GATA transcription factor 16-like — MGMMDVTQKGLLPRTQLQDQTNKCCVDCNTTKTPLWRGGPAGPKSLCNACGIRFRKRRISTNRGYVRKKERPHSSTAMAAVSATTSSSSTGTTAINTTTTTTSGGGSGDGEEDLGECRSLRMRVMMPFREEVVVVQNVSSVQKQGKLGEEEQAAVLLMALSCGSVFA; from the exons ATGGGTATGATGGATGTCACACAAAAG GGGCTGTTGCCGAGGACCCAACTCCAGGACCAGACCAACAAATGCTGTGTTGATTGCAACACTACCAAGACTCCTTTGTGGCGTGGAGGCCCTGCTGGTCCTAAG TCACTGTGTAACGCATGTGGGATCAGGTTTAGAAAGAGGAGAATATCCACAAACAGAGGATATGTGAGGAAGAAGGAGAGACCTCATAGCTCCACCGCGATGGCCGCAGTGTCAGCCaccacttcttcttcttccactgGCACAACGGCCATCAataccaccaccaccaccaccagcGGTGGCGGTAGTGGAGATGGGGAGGAGGATTTGGGGGAATGTAGGTCATTGAGGATGAGGGTGATGATGCCATTCAgggaggaggtggtggtggtgcaGAATGTGTCATCGGTTCAGAAACAGGGGAAGCTTGGGGAGGAGGAGCAGGCGGCGGTGCTGTTAATGGCGCTGTCTTGTGGTTCTGTGTTCGCctga